From Lycium ferocissimum isolate CSIRO_LF1 chromosome 12, AGI_CSIRO_Lferr_CH_V1, whole genome shotgun sequence, one genomic window encodes:
- the LOC132039758 gene encoding nudix hydrolase 9-like gives MARGRGRGSGGCLGKSSVRGDSAIRATMPSIPISTTISPQQGGLLDMRCKSSTKLITLQWKKVQDDCIECQHTSSPLGNGAVVETFDRRILVLQRSNKVGEFPGYFVFLEAIQRLLKRVEIQHQVRYI, from the exons ATGGCTAGAGGCAGAGGTCGAGGTAGCGGAGGTTGCTTAGGCAAGTCCTCAGTTAGGGGTGATTCTGCTATTCGTGCAACCATGCCTAGCATTCCCATTTCCACCACAATTAGTCCTCAACAAGGTG GTTTGTTAGATATGAGATGCAAGAGTTCAACAAAGCTCATCACTTTACAATGGAAAAAAGTTCAGG ATGATTGTATTGAGTGTCAGCACACATCAAGTCCTCTTGGTAATGGTGCAGTTGTGGAGACTTTTGACAGAAGAATACTTGTGCTTCAGAGAAGTAATAAAGTTGGAGAATTCCCTGGATATTTTGTTTTCCTGGAGGCCATCCAGAG GCTGTTGAAAAGGGTTGAGATCCAACACCAAGTGAGGTACATTTGA
- the LOC132041170 gene encoding replication protein A 70 kDa DNA-binding subunit B-like has protein sequence MEFDILAVVVSCGAIKIAGVHGNKCRQIIVMDTNMHHCIFTLWEDFAEIDGSHLAAQIEEHPVILAKRIARSSYAGTSLTTRYNSVILINPSYPQATELMNWAKENDETLSTYTQRSSPETTSSPVLTSLNDEAIPIGNIQAQPMMQSFHVEGKISLLDDEQLFYELMCSKCKHFVRTKIMKAIDCVNCDQQTMLTPRCRFQVQIADESGSTIATLVGEPGENLLSMKAEQIYETINVKNESLPLPDIQQDLADKVFKVQLKKSVSRNSNEAPLKLFILSFAEKQDPLQLPAVSTSTNTGESSKRELDKVASEEEQKKIIIGSTSSSKRKQTEQTTPIKKTASSTKREGIEPVTPTKKK, from the exons ATGGAGTTTG ACATACTTGCTGTTGTTGTGAGTTGTGGTGCAATAAAGATTGCTGGCGTCCATGGAAACAAATGCCGACAAATCATTGTCATGGATACAAA TATGCACCATTGTATTTTTACCTTGTGGGAGGACTTTGCTGAGATTGATGGAAGCCACTTAGCTGCACAAATTGAAGAACATCCAGTAATCCTAGCAAAACGAATTGCACGATCTTCATATGCTG GAACATCCTTGACAACAAGATACAATTCTGTAATATTGATAAATCCCTCTTATCCACAGGCTACAGAATTGATGAACTG GGCAAAGGAGAATGACGAAACGTTGAGCACATATACGCAAAGAAGTTCTCCAGAAACAACTTCATCGCCAGTTCTTACATCACTAAATGATGAGGCTATACCTATAGGAAATATCCAAGCACAGCCAATG ATGCAATCTTTTCACGTTGAAGGTAAAATATCATTGCTGGATGATGAGCAGCTGTTTTATGAGTTGATGTGTTCAAAATGCAAGCACTTTGTTAGGACCAAAATAATGAAAGCTATTGACTGTGTAAACTGTGATCAACAAACAATGTTAACACCTAG GTGTCGCTTTCAAGTCCAAATTGCAGATGAAAGTGGATCGACAATTGCAACATTAGTAGGTGAACCTGGAGAGAATCTTCTATCAATGAAAGCTGAACAAATCTATGAAACAATTAACGTGAAG AATGAATCACTCCCCCTTCCAGATATTCAACAAGATCTTGCTGACAAAGTGTTTAAAGTACAACTGAAGAAATCTGTTTCTAGGAATTCTAACGAAGCACCATTAAAACTGTTCATTTTGTCATTTGCTGAGAAGCAGGATCCTCTCCAATTGCCAGCAGTATCAACTTCTACAAATACTGGAGAAAGCAGTAAGAGAGAACTCGACAAGGTAGCATcagaagaagaacaaaaaaagataaTCATTGGAAGTACCTCATCTAGCAAAAGAAAACAAACTGAGCAAACAACTCCAATCAAAAAAACTGCATCTTCTACCAAAAGGGAGGGTATCGAACCAGTCACTCCAACTAAGAAGAAGTAA